In Salvia miltiorrhiza cultivar Shanhuang (shh) chromosome 4, IMPLAD_Smil_shh, whole genome shotgun sequence, the DNA window gttgaatgtttggaaCAGTAAAGGAGGCCTAATAATTTAGCAAATCATTAACCCTTGCATTATCTTTTCTGGAAAGAAACTTCATGCAAACAGGAGGCTTAACGCCGCCCAAAGCTAGCAAAGAACTGGGCAACGTCCAAATCCCATCCCCGCAGATCAATCCAGAAGCTACTGCAGGCGCAAATGCATCAGCCTTCGCCTTGTCCATCCTCTCCCACAACAACAGAATCAAGCTCCCAACACACATATCAATGGCGAAATACCCCCCAAGATAGAACGGAATCGCCATCGCCATAGGCAGAGGAATGAACCTCGCCCAATTTGGCCCCGCCGCATCTCTTATCCCGTTAATAGCCAACGCCGCAGCAAAAAACACACAACACAGAGTCAAACAGTGTTTCGGCAGAGACGAAACTCCATCAACGCCCAAGATCGCCATGTTCCGCAGCATGAGAGCATAAGGTGCGGGATATGGCGAAGTGTGGAGTCCCAGATCGGGAAAGGCCTTGTAGAAGAGCCAGAACACGCAGGGCGAGACGACGCAGCCCATGGCAGTACCGATCATCTGGCTCACGAACATGGACCGTGGAGATGCAAGGGTCATGTACCCGGTCTTGAAGTCCTGCGAGAGGTCTGAGGCAGTCGACACGATGTTCATCATCACCCCGCACGCAGCCAGCCCTGCCAGAACGCCTCCGTGGGCAGCTCCAGCCCACGCACCAATCACAAATATTCCCAGCTTTCCATAAGTGGAAGCCAATGACCAATCAGTGAGACCGCATCCATAGGCGTTGCAGAAGGCCAGTGCGGGTGCGAATATGTATATAACCACAATGTGGTACCATTTTAGAGGGTGAAAGATGTGAGGAAGAGTAGCGGAGGAGATTGCTGCAATGGTGATGTAGCCGGCAACGGCAACCCAAGTAGGAATTTGGTCCTTGAGAAAAAGTTGGGTTCTACGCTGATCATCGTAGGACAAAGCAAGTGTTGGAGGAGAGGACTTCGTCTTGCCACCACCTACAAGGATAGGGCCCGCGTTTCTGTCGCAGAGCTGGCGGGACAACCCAAATAAGGTGCGGCCGAGGACCTTACAGAAGTTGTAGAGGCCATCGCCAAGAATCATGGCTATAGATATGAAGATCTGGAGGAGGATATATAACTGTGATGAAACTAGAAAAACAGCAGCATTTGATGACGTTTAATATCAAATACGAGAAATTACCTTGTAACCTAGCAAGCCTTTAAGGCTGCTGGATGGAAGTTGAGCAGAGTACCAGTCGCCCTCCCTCTTCTCTATCAGTGGCCACATTATGCCCCATGATAGGACTGCGCCTAGTAGCAGTGATACGTTGATGAGATAGGGACATATCATGCCTACGCCAACATATGttgcagagaaatcaaagtagAACCTGATGAAGTGACAGAGAGAGGAGAAGGGATGCATGAATGCATAAATTTATAAACTAAATATATAAGCTAAATATAAGCAACTCTCCATATGTATCAACTATATGAGCATGGACAGAGAAGatatataacatcatatacagAATCATATGAGGCCACTCACTTGTACTCATAGGCTTTAAGGCCAAATGTAGGAAAATTCCCGAATCCACAAGCATCGGTGGCAGTGAAAAACCATTGGAAGAAACCCCACAAGAAGCTGAAAGAGAAGAACTTCCCCAAGGTTCTAACTTGTTTCCTAGAACGAACAAGCAAGAATATGTTGTGAGATCCATTATCATAAACTTCCCAACGGCTGCAGCCAATAAGAGTAACCAAGACTCACGTAGCCAGCTCGGCTCCCTGAGGAGTGTGAAAGCTATTGATCAAATGAGCAGTTGCAGTGCCACTTGGATAAATCAGTTTAAAATCGATGATCATTATCTGAAACAGTAACAAAACTATAATAGGTCCCATATATGTCTTGTTAAAAtggaacaaaaacaaaaaaaatggcAGTAACTTTGTTCATACCATTCTTTCCCTGCAAAGTTGATTTAAGAAATAGATACAACCAAAGAGAAGAAACAATGAATGCATGATCAAAGAGATAAATAGGCTATACATACTTATCATCCTAAAAGTACAACTTCAGCAGTCAATCTAGCTGTGTAGTGAATGTGTGTATTCTGATGCATGCCAAACATGAAGACAAAAGATCGACAACTTTGATAAAAACTAAAACGTGGTACGACTGCATACCTTCCGGAGGGGAACAACAGAGAAGAGTCCCAAAAAGCTGACGACGAAGAGGAAACCAATCATCCATGACAATGCAGGATCCTTAATATTCTGAGGGTCATTAGCTTCAGTAGATTGCTTCGCCACAACTTGGCTCATACCGAAAAGGTAACTTCCAAAGCCTCCTGTCATTGACTACAAGTCAATGCTCAGAGAGAAGGTCTAGATATTTCATAAGTTTCCTAGTGCAAGTGAAGAAATATCACATGCTGACACTTTAAACAATTTAAACAAACTAATTTCTTCATTAATTTGCTTATTCAACCCAAATAAATTAAGGTGCTACCAAGAATCTCGCTTTATAGGAAGAGTCTTATCACCATTTACCAG includes these proteins:
- the LOC131023749 gene encoding probable metal-nicotianamine transporter YSL7, yielding MDRSSRVTEETDGDDEGRIMEAAIEGENGGGADESVEKIFESKEVPPWQKQLTVRALFVSFVLSILFTFIVMKLNLTSGIIPSLNVSAGLLGFFFVKTWTKFLQKSGFLKQPFTRQENTVIQTCVVASSGIAFSGGFGSYLFGMSQVVAKQSTEANDPQNIKDPALSWMIGFLFVVSFLGLFSVVPLRKIMIIDFKLIYPSGTATAHLINSFHTPQGAELATKQVRTLGKFFSFSFLWGFFQWFFTATDACGFGNFPTFGLKAYEYKFYFDFSATYVGVGMICPYLINVSLLLGAVLSWGIMWPLIEKREGDWYSAQLPSSSLKGLLGYKIFISIAMILGDGLYNFCKVLGRTLFGLSRQLCDRNAGPILVGGGKTKSSPPTLALSYDDQRRTQLFLKDQIPTWVAVAGYITIAAISSATLPHIFHPLKWYHIVVIYIFAPALAFCNAYGCGLTDWSLASTYGKLGIFVIGAWAGAAHGGVLAGLAACGVMMNIVSTASDLSQDFKTGYMTLASPRSMFVSQMIGTAMGCVVSPCVFWLFYKAFPDLGLHTSPYPAPYALMLRNMAILGVDGVSSLPKHCLTLCCVFFAAALAINGIRDAAGPNWARFIPLPMAMAIPFYLGGYFAIDMCVGSLILLLWERMDKAKADAFAPAVASGLICGDGIWTLPSSLLALGGVKPPVCMKFLSRKDNARVNDLLNY